The Polyangiaceae bacterium DNA segment GCGCTTCGATGCGGGTCTTCGACTCGGCGACTTTGTCTTCGTACTTCTTCGCGTCGAACTTCTTGTCGGTTTTCGCCTGTTCATCGATGGCATCGATGAACACTTGGTACGCAGCCGCTGCTTCGACGACTTTGTTCAGTTTGTCCAGCGAAACGGCCATCTTGAACTTCGGGTTGACGCCCGGGAGCATTTCGTCAGCCGTCTTGTAGGCAGCGTATGCTCCGGCAAAATCACCCTTTTCGAAGAGCGTCTCGCCTTCTTTGAACGCCTTCTTGGCCGCTTCTTTTTTCTGCGCTGCCGTGAGCGGCTTGGGCGGTTTCGCGGCCTTGTCGTCCGGCTTCGCAGCCGCCTTATCGGCCGGTTTTGCCGCGGGCGCTGCCGGTTTTGCCGCGGGCGCTGCCGGTTTTGCCGCGGGCGCTGCCGGTTTTGCTGGTGTTGCGGGTGCTGCCGGTTTTGCTGCGGGTGCTGCCGGTTTGGCGGCAGGTGCTGCTGGCGCCTTCGCGGTCTGCCCGTAGGCCGGCGAGGCAGCGAGCGCAGACAAACCCGAGAGCAGCGCTGCTGTGCAGAACGACGTCAGCCGGCTCGAACTCGATCGCATATCCAAAGCCCTCCTCAAACTCGACTCATCTTCGATCTTTGAGATCGGGAGACATAACCCTCACTGCGCTCTCGACACAAGAGGTTTGCGCACTTTGCTTGCGCTTCTTGATCTCGGGGTACGTCACGGCGGGTCGCGTTCGTCGAGCCACGTTGGAAATCGCAATGTGGCGTCGATGCCAAACCCCCGCACCGCTTCGGCCATCTTCGCCGCTCGCTCTCCCCGAGGCAGCCGAGCCCGCAGTCGCCCGAGCGCATCGAGGAACCGGCCGAACCGCGGATCCGCAAAGAGCACCTCGAGATCTTCGCGGATCCGCCGCAACGCTCCCGGCGCCGCGCCGCCCGAGGCGAACGTCATCGTCATCCCAGACGCATGCACGACCGCACGATTCGCGAACGTCGAAAGCTCCGGCCGATCAAGCGTGCAAAGCAGGCGCCCCTCATCGACCGCCCGCTTGTAAAAAGGCGCTGCACGATCCGCATCGGTTGTCGCGACAAACACCAGCACCTTGCCATCGACGTCTTCGAGCCGTGCCTCCCGCCGCTCGAACACCACTCGCCCCTCGGCCACCCACTGCTCGACCGCTGGATCCAGCGGCCCCGTCGTCACGACCAAGACCCGCGCGCCCGCATCGAGCAGCCGTCCGATCTTGGACACCACCTCACCACTCGCACCCACGACGAGCGCTTCGCGCCCCGCCACATCGAGCTCCACCGGGAAAAAACGCACGGCGCCGTCAATAACACACGTTGCGCTTGTCTATGGTTTGTTTATAGATTATCAAACATTAGACACACGTTGTCACAACGTCCGACGACGTGTCGTTGCGGTCACGCATACGAATTGAAGGAGGTCGGTCGTGGACAGAAGCAACCAAGCGCAAGCGGTCACTGCGATCAGTGCGACCGAACGCATCCCGGGCGCGACATTTCGCGCTGCGGTGGCGCGGTTTGTCGAGCGAAACCCAGGGACTTCACGCGAAGCGCTCGCACGCGCTCTGCGGCAGCGGCTAGCGACGCGCGGGATCGACTATCACCTGCGTACACTCAAGCGGCAGATCTCCGGCGCCGTCGCAACCATTCCGCCGGAAGTGCACTCCACGTTGCGCGACATCATTTCCGAGCTCGTTGGGGGCGATGCCGCTCATGACAATCATGAACGACTTGCGAGCATCGACGACGGTTTCGACATCGGCGCTGCGGACGTTCTTCCGATCTACATTGCCCGCGAACGAGCTCTCCCGCTCGCAAAGCTCTGGCTCTACCTGCATCCGGATCAGTCGAAGCGCGCGCTGGCGTTGCGTTTGCGCAGCGAGCTCGAACGTATGGGCATCCGCCTGAACATCGATTCGTTGCAAAGCATCCTCGCGGGCAAACAGCAGCTCGTGCGGCGCGAGATCAAAGACGTGCTGCTCGGGATGTTGCAGGCCGACGGCATCGAGAATGCGGAGCAGGCCGAAGCGCGCTGGAACGAATTGTCGAACGAGATCCACGCTTCGCACGAAGGTCGCTTCTTCGAGAACGCGCGGAAGATCCACGACGTCGCTTGCGCTTGGAAAGTCGTCCACAAAGAACCGTCGTCGCGCAAGCTTGCATTGCGGCTCAAGGAACGCCTCCGTGAACGCGGGATCGAGATGGGTTTGCCCCACATCCAGAAGCTCGTCGACGGCCGCGCTCGGCGAGTTCGTCATGGCGTAGCGACGGCCATCGAAGAGATCTTGCAACTCGATATGGAGGCGCAGCCCGCTGCCGTGCCGACACCAGCGGCATTGATTGCCAGCGAGCTCGACTTGGCGTGGGTGCGGGCCGAGCCGATTGCGGCGATGGCGCAGAAGTACGTGGCGGCCAATCCGGGCACGACGATGCGCAAGCTTTCGATCCAGATGTCGCATGTCGTCGAGCGGCTTGGTTATGCGACGAGCCCCAATACGATTCAGCCGATCCTTGGTGGTCACAAGAAAAAGACGCGCGGTTTCGTCTATCGCGCGATGTTGGAGATTGACGGTCAGTCCATGACGCCTGTGCCGATCGAGCACGTGATTGGGCATGCCGCGCGGCGAGATCGCGAGCGCAAGGCGCAGCCGTCGGCATCGGATGAAGCGCCTGCATCATCCGATCCTCAGCCACAGCCGGAGCCAATGCCAGCGCCCAAGCCAATGGTTCGGCACGTCGCCGAAGATGCTCCTGCGCCACAATCCGCCACGCGTTCGACGTTGGCGGCGTATCGCTTCGCCATTTCGCGTTGTCAATCGCTCGACAAGGCAACCGAGCTCGAGCTTGCGTGGCGTTATCGACGGGACGGCGACATCGCCGCGGCCCATGCGCTCGTCGAAAGCCATTTGCAATTCGTCGTGAAGGTAGCGTCGCAATTCCGAGGGTACGGGATGCAGCTCGCGGATCTCGTCGAAGAAGGAAACCTCGGGCTCCTCGAAGCCGTGCGTCGATTCGAACCGTCGCGCAATCTTCGTTTCAAGACGTACGCCATTTATTGGATACGTGCGTTCGTCGTGGAACACCTTTTGCGTGAATGGAGCATCGTTGGTGGCGGCAGCGGAGCGCTCGTGTCACGCACATTTTTTCGATTGCGTCGAGAACGAGCACGACTCGAATCATTGCTCGGCGAACACGACAGCACGATCGACGCGGCCCTTGCCAAACGTTTTCACACGTCCGAGGATGCCATTCGCACGATGACCCAGCGCGTGGGCAGCCGAGATACGTCGCTCGATGCGTCGCCGGGCGGAGACGGTCCTTCGCTTTTGGATCTGCTTTCGGATCCGATGTCGGATCCGGAAGTTCAAACGGCAACTGCGCAGCGCAATGCATTCGTGCGCAGCGTGGTGGACGATGCGCTCGAATCATTCGATTCTCGCGAACGGCTCATCGTTCAAACGCGGCTCTTTGCGGGCGACGATGAAGTGAGCCTCGCCGATTTGGGCAGGCGTCTCGGCGTTTCGCGCGAACGCGTGCGGCAGCTCGAGGAGCGCACGAAGTCGAAGTTGAAGAGCGCTTTTGAAGCGGTGGCGAACCAATCGCAATATTGCGGTGTCGAAGCCTTGTGTGCTTGACATTCCTCGAATCGTTGCCGCTTTTCCAATTCAAAACTACTTCTTTTCCGGTGGCGGGTTCGGCGGGTAAAACGATTGCGTACGAAACGCAAGCTTCCTGTCCGCGTCGCTGATGCGCGTCACGAAAAGGCCCACGAACGATCCGAACAGCGAATCACCTTTGCTCACCGAAGCCGTTCCATTCGGACGCGTCACCCACTTTTTGATCCTGTCGAGCGTCTCTTGACTGATCGGATTGACCTCCACGAGCGCGGCCACGAAAAACCGCGCACTGCTCGCCAATTCAGCACGCTCGACGAGGCGCAATTTCTTTGCTTCCGCACATTGCCGCAGCACGCCCTCCTGATTGACGGCAACCGAATTCGTTTGCCCACCAGGTTGGGTGATTTGTAGTCGATAAACTTCGTCCCACAAATCATATACGATCTTGCATGATTTCGCCGTAAGGGCGATGGGATCGCCGCCGTTGTCACGAAATAGCCACGCTCGCAGGACAATCACCGTCGGCAATCCACTCGCGAGCTTTTTCGATATTTCCGCGTCCACCACATCCCGAAATGCGACGCTCAAAAGGACGTGTTTCCCCTCGAGCGCTACTTCGGCATGACGACTCGGTAGCGCCGCCGGCGTCTTCGGAGGCTCCGCCCAAAGCGGCTTGGACCAAGCCAATAACAAAGCCAGCGTCACGACCGCCCGCCTCGCTTTCACTTGCGCTCTCCATTGCGCGACGCAATCAGTCCAATCAAATTGGAGAAGGCGAGCGTTATGCCGCCGAGCTTCGTATCGATACGTAATCCCAAATTTCCCGTCAAATCGATCGGAACCCGGCGAAACCCTTCGTAACCCGGCGGAGGATCCGTGAATTCACGCCGAGTCGCCACGGAATACACGCCGAGCGACCCGAACATATCCACACCGTACACGGATTCACGACCCACGTAGAGCGGAATTCGATATTCGGCTTCGAGCTTTGCGGCAAAATCGCCATAACGTACTTCAATGATGTCCGTATTCAAAAAATTGGGCGGCTGCCTTCTATCCGGTGCGAGATCGAGCAGGCGATCGGGCAAAAGATCCGTGAAATCGCCGACGTAAAACCTGCGAAAAAATGGTGCATCTCCCGCAATGACTCCAGCAAACGCTCCAAGGCGGAGCACGTGTTTTCGCGGCAATGGAAACCAGCGGCGAAAGCTCGCTTCGAAGCTTTGATAAGCATAATCGCTTCCGGGCAGCGTCAACGTGACGCCAGCTTGCGCAAACGTCCCTCGGGCCGTCAAAAAAGGTGCGTCGCGCGTGTCGTACGTGAGCGCTGCGCGAAGCTCCGAGAGCACGCTCCTGCCCGGCAGAATCGAAAACAATATGGGCTCGCGCGCATCTCCGCGCATGTGCGAGGCCGCGACGGGTACCGTCGCATTGACTTGCTCGAAATGGTATGCGAGCGAAAATGCCGAAGCGATTCCGAGGTCATGACCCGTGCCCACCGTGGCGCCAAAGCGACGATAAGCAACGACGGCATAATCCGTCACCTCGCGCTGCGGAATCTGCGGCGCCTCGAACGTGACATCCCGATTACCGAAAAAGTCGCGCCCATCGTTGTAAAAGAGCGTGGCCGCCGCCGACCAGCCCGTTCCCACGAAGGATGGATCCACGAAGCGCGTCTGCAATGCATATTGATCCGCAGCAATGGCAATACCCGCGCCGAGCGTGATTCCCGTACCCGCCAAATTCGTCTCGGCCACTTGTAGACCCAAAAACGCCGAAAGCGGTCGAGCATTGCCAGCGGTATCTTCATCCGCCGCGACGCCGGCAGAGAGATTCTCCACGATGAGCGTGTTGCGTTCGACGACTTCTATGACGAGCACCGCCGCGCCACGTCGCGAACCTTTGCGAAGGCCCATGTCGACGGTCGAGAAAAACCCCGTGCCCAAAAGCCGATATCGGGTCAGCTCCAATTCGGGATCGGCGACGTCGAGCAAATCCCCTGCGCGAAACTTGACGTAGCGCAAAATGACGCGACCCGCGGTGCGCACGTTTCCCCGCAGCTCGATGCCTTCGAGCACGTATCGAATATGCTGCCGATCTTGCGTGCCCGTCGCCGCGGTCGTGGAATCACGCGCCTCCGGCAACCGAGGTGCTTTCGCGTCCTCGCTGCGCGCGGGAGCCGTGATGGCCACGAGTGCCAAAAGCGGCGCGAAAAAGCGAGCGATCTCGACGCCGTCAAACACACACTTCATCGCCTGAACATGCCGGCAGCGCCCTCAGTTTGCCTTCGGAATGTATTGCGGAATGACGAAATATACGAGCTTGATGCCGTTTTTCCCGCCAAGCACTTGGCCTGCCGGCGTTTCGACGCGAATGAGCGCGCGCATCACGAGCAGTGACGGGGGTTTGACCGTGGTGTTTTCCGCATGCACGCGGAACGTGACGGGCGCGTTTCCACGCAACCCGAAGAACGTGGACTCCGAGCGACTCGAATAAGGAAGCGGCATGCCCGCGCTTTCCACCGTTGCAATCTTCGTAATCAGCGTGCTCGCATCGAAAGGACCCACGTCGACCACCGGGTTTTCGTACGCCGCGTCGGGCATTCCATCGCCCGTACAATCGACGTCGCCTGCACAAGAATAATTCGTGCGTGACGTCGTCACGTCCTGCAAACCTGCACCCGCCAAACGCCCGAGCAATCGAACGACTTCCTTCGATACATTGCCAGCTCCTACGTCGGCCGTTGGAACGAGCGGATTGATTTTCCCGCCAAACTGCGGATCGTACCACGTGCTGTCGGTCTTGATTGCAAGGTCGGTGAGATCGAGCCGTGCGGCATTGGGATTGTTTCCCGAAACTGGCACACCAACGACCTTGGCATGGATGCTCTTCAGCGCATTGACCGTATCGAGATACGATTTGACCGTGCCGCCGACTTTGGTCGGATCGTAGTTGTAATTCGAGTTCGACCCATTGTGGAATGCGGCGTCGGTGATCATCACGAAAATGGGCAATCCGCCCGGACGGAAACACGGAATGCCAATGCCTCCAGGGAGCGCGCACGAATAAGGCGTACCCGGATTCCAAATTCCCCCAATCGTCAGCGCAAACGTGTCGTTTTTCGCGGCAAGCCACAATGCTTGCGTCGTCGCCTCGGGAGCATCCCCGCCGCCTCCAGCCGTGAGCGCGCCGAGAATCGTCTTCGTTGCCGCGGGCGCCGAATATTTTTGACCGTCGAAGACCGGAGGCGCCATGTCGCCCTTGACGGTTTGCGCATTGATGTTGAATTGGTACCGATAAAGCTGATCCCCGTTCTCGCCATAAGGCAGCCACGGGACGTCCCGGAATTCACCGACGCCAATCCACGCATCATCGATTGCCGGAATCGGGGGATTCGCGGCGGGATCGCCATTCAAAATCGTCGGAATGATCTCCGTGTCGATCGATGCTTTGAGGTTGTCGATCGCCGGCTGCATCGACGCGGTCGTGTCGATCATGAAATAAATGTCCGCTTTCGCGATGCCCGTCGAAAACGTGAAATCCTTGGTTTGCTCGCCTTCCTGATACGGAAGCACGAAATAAAGTCCCGCATCCGCCGGCACCGACATCTCGCTCGTGGGATCCGAATTCGCTGCAACTTCGATGACGTCGATCACGCCGTCCTTGTCACAATCGATGGATACCCGACATCCCTTCGTGCCGTCGGGATCGTACGCTGATTCCTGTTTGTCCGGTACGCCATCGTTGTCGCTGTCGAGATCCCGTACGTCGGGATCACCATCGCCATCGGTGTCAGCGAGCGGATCACAGGAATCGTCGCGCGCTTGTCCCGGCGTATCCGGTGGCAAGAAAGGATTCGCCGCTTCGTCTTTGTCGAGTACGCCGTCACCATCGGCGTCGTCATCGAGCGCATCGGGGCTGCCGTCGCCGTTCGTGTCGTGATCGGGACCTTTCTCGAGCGAGTCCGCAATGAGGTCCTTGTCCTTGTCCGTAGGGTCGGCGCAGGCGTTGCCCGAATCGAAGAAGAGGATGCCGCCATCACCACCCATTCCGGAACTGGAACCGGACCCGGAAGCGCCGCCGGTGCCAGTCGTCGTCGGTCGATTGATCGTCGAATCGGGTGCGCACGCGGCGAGCACGACTGCGACAAACGATGCTCCGAGCCCAAAAGAACGAGTGCGGGAGAGCTTCATGGTGAACCTCTGCGCTCTGCCGAAAAAGCAAGCGTCGACTCGTGAGCGTATCACGATGAACCGGCCGTTTTCGCGGGTCGAATGGGCCTTCAGCGTGCTTTGTCGCGCTGGGCTTTCTCGACGATGCCGCTCGTTCCAGCGCGCGCAGCGAGCACCGCGAGGACATCGCGCACAGGCACGTTGCGCGACGCGAGGCCTACGAGCAGGTGGTAGACCACGTCTGCTGCTTCCGCTGCGACGCGATCGTAGGGCTCGTTTGCGATTGCTCGCGCAAGCTCGTCCGCCTCTTCACGAAGCTTGTCGCCAATCTTCGCAGCTCCACCATCGAGCAGCGATCGCGTGTAACTCTTCTGCGCAGTCGATGCTTTGCGCGACGCGATCTCGCGTTCGAGCAGCTCGAGAAACGCTGCGGCATCCGTGCCCGTATCTTCCGCAGTCCCGTCGGTTCGTACGCGCCGAAAGAAACACGATGGTTGCCCCGTGTGACAGGTGGGCCCTTTGGGATCGACGAGGAAAAGGAGCGCGTCGGCGTCACAGTCTGCGACGATCTCGTGGACATGCAGCGCGTTGCCGCTCGTCGCTCCCTTTTCCCAAAGCTCCTGACGTGATCGACTGAAGAACGTTGCGCGTCCTGTTTCGATGGTACGCGCGAGCGATTCCCGGCTGACGTACGCGACCATGCGCACTTGGCCGGTGAGGCGATCTTGCACGACGGCGGGGACGAGCTCCGATGCTGCCCAGCCGATTTGCACGATCAACTCTCCTCGGCCTCGGGTGGATTGCTCGTGCGCTCTTCGGTGCTCTTTTTCTTCTTGGGCGCGGCTTCGGCGGTTTCACCCGTTTGAGCACCAACGTCTTTCGACTCGGCAGGCTTGCGTGTCTTCTTCTTTTTCTTGCGCGGGGCCGCTTCGCTGTCGTCGGCCGCTTTCTTTTTGGGCTTCGCCTCGCTGGCGTCGTCATCGTCTTCGTCCGCGACCTTGCTGACGACTGCCGCTTCTGCAACTGCTGCTTCACCAGCTAGCAGCGATGGCGGCAAGACGATGGCCATTGCTGCCGCGGGATGAGCGAGGGCGGCTTGGTAATAAACGGAGAATGCCATGCACGCGGCGACGCCCGTCGAGAGAGCGACGGCTTGCGACGTCGAGAGCTGCACCGTGACCGATGTGCCGAACGACTCTGGTTTGAGTGCAAAGAAAACGACGATCGCGGGGATGAACCCGAGGACGCGTGTGACGCTGCGGATCGTCGGGTTTTCGATCATCTTCGACGGGCCGATGATGTAGCCGATCGCGAAGAGGATGAAGGACAGAGGCATCAGGACGTGCTCGGGAAGCGAAGGCGGAATCCACCCTCGTTCGTCGTCTGCACGCAGCATTTCGAGGCTGAAGCGGCAGATGCCGTAGGCGAACGTGAAGATCAAAAAGATTTGACCTCGAAACTTTTGGTAGCGACGCGAGATGAGCAGCAGCGCAAGCAAACTTGCGCCTACGAGTGACTCGTAGAGTTGTGTGGGATGCACGGGCAACGATGCCGTCGCGTCGTCGGAGATGAGGTGCTTCTTCAGGTGCTGCAGCCACGCGGGAGAACCCGAGGGGCCGCCACCGGAAGCGTCGATGAGGCCCGTGTCCCAACGGGGAAA contains these protein-coding regions:
- a CDS encoding bifunctional precorrin-2 dehydrogenase/sirohydrochlorin ferrochelatase, translating into MRFFPVELDVAGREALVVGASGEVVSKIGRLLDAGARVLVVTTGPLDPAVEQWVAEGRVVFERREARLEDVDGKVLVFVATTDADRAAPFYKRAVDEGRLLCTLDRPELSTFANRAVVHASGMTMTFASGGAAPGALRRIREDLEVLFADPRFGRFLDALGRLRARLPRGERAAKMAEAVRGFGIDATLRFPTWLDERDPP
- a CDS encoding sigma-70 family RNA polymerase sigma factor, which codes for MDRSNQAQAVTAISATERIPGATFRAAVARFVERNPGTSREALARALRQRLATRGIDYHLRTLKRQISGAVATIPPEVHSTLRDIISELVGGDAAHDNHERLASIDDGFDIGAADVLPIYIARERALPLAKLWLYLHPDQSKRALALRLRSELERMGIRLNIDSLQSILAGKQQLVRREIKDVLLGMLQADGIENAEQAEARWNELSNEIHASHEGRFFENARKIHDVACAWKVVHKEPSSRKLALRLKERLRERGIEMGLPHIQKLVDGRARRVRHGVATAIEEILQLDMEAQPAAVPTPAALIASELDLAWVRAEPIAAMAQKYVAANPGTTMRKLSIQMSHVVERLGYATSPNTIQPILGGHKKKTRGFVYRAMLEIDGQSMTPVPIEHVIGHAARRDRERKAQPSASDEAPASSDPQPQPEPMPAPKPMVRHVAEDAPAPQSATRSTLAAYRFAISRCQSLDKATELELAWRYRRDGDIAAAHALVESHLQFVVKVASQFRGYGMQLADLVEEGNLGLLEAVRRFEPSRNLRFKTYAIYWIRAFVVEHLLREWSIVGGGSGALVSRTFFRLRRERARLESLLGEHDSTIDAALAKRFHTSEDAIRTMTQRVGSRDTSLDASPGGDGPSLLDLLSDPMSDPEVQTATAQRNAFVRSVVDDALESFDSRERLIVQTRLFAGDDEVSLADLGRRLGVSRERVRQLEERTKSKLKSAFEAVANQSQYCGVEALCA
- a CDS encoding BamA/TamA family outer membrane protein; amino-acid sequence: MKCVFDGVEIARFFAPLLALVAITAPARSEDAKAPRLPEARDSTTAATGTQDRQHIRYVLEGIELRGNVRTAGRVILRYVKFRAGDLLDVADPELELTRYRLLGTGFFSTVDMGLRKGSRRGAAVLVIEVVERNTLIVENLSAGVAADEDTAGNARPLSAFLGLQVAETNLAGTGITLGAGIAIAADQYALQTRFVDPSFVGTGWSAAATLFYNDGRDFFGNRDVTFEAPQIPQREVTDYAVVAYRRFGATVGTGHDLGIASAFSLAYHFEQVNATVPVAASHMRGDAREPILFSILPGRSVLSELRAALTYDTRDAPFLTARGTFAQAGVTLTLPGSDYAYQSFEASFRRWFPLPRKHVLRLGAFAGVIAGDAPFFRRFYVGDFTDLLPDRLLDLAPDRRQPPNFLNTDIIEVRYGDFAAKLEAEYRIPLYVGRESVYGVDMFGSLGVYSVATRREFTDPPPGYEGFRRVPIDLTGNLGLRIDTKLGGITLAFSNLIGLIASRNGERK
- a CDS encoding bifunctional phosphoribosyl-AMP cyclohydrolase/phosphoribosyl-ATP diphosphatase HisIE, with protein sequence MQIGWAASELVPAVVQDRLTGQVRMVAYVSRESLARTIETGRATFFSRSRQELWEKGATSGNALHVHEIVADCDADALLFLVDPKGPTCHTGQPSCFFRRVRTDGTAEDTGTDAAAFLELLEREIASRKASTAQKSYTRSLLDGGAAKIGDKLREEADELARAIANEPYDRVAAEAADVVYHLLVGLASRNVPVRDVLAVLAARAGTSGIVEKAQRDKAR
- a CDS encoding prolipoprotein diacylglyceryl transferase; this translates as MHPILFRIPIPHADVPLMWLLLVAAAIALVVAFFQFRAQSKGGAIIAGVAALALAAYAFKMQGKTFAIGPLPIYSYGVMLGLSLVVGWYLTLGLAERDGLPKEVMANNYVVTAVAAVAGSRILYILTNLDEFDSLPAMMDVRKGGLVAYGGFIGGFLGSLFYLRRYNLPLLPWADVAVPSLASGLMITRIGCYLFGCDFGHQLPKDAPAFLQKLGTFPRWDTGLIDASGGGPSGSPAWLQHLKKHLISDDATASLPVHPTQLYESLVGASLLALLLISRRYQKFRGQIFLIFTFAYGICRFSLEMLRADDERGWIPPSLPEHVLMPLSFILFAIGYIIGPSKMIENPTIRSVTRVLGFIPAIVVFFALKPESFGTSVTVQLSTSQAVALSTGVAACMAFSVYYQAALAHPAAAMAIVLPPSLLAGEAAVAEAAVVSKVADEDDDDASEAKPKKKAADDSEAAPRKKKKKTRKPAESKDVGAQTGETAEAAPKKKKSTEERTSNPPEAEES